GACGTTTTCGATCGTATTCACCGGCTTTCAGGGGGTTTCTCGACTCCCTTTCGTCACATAAGGTTTAGATCAACGATAGTAATCCCCCCTCGCCCGGTACGGGTTATCGGAGTCAATCCATGCGCAAACGAACGATCCCACTCAGCAGACGGCGCTTCATCGAGGCCGCAGGCGCGGCAACCCTGGTCGGTCTCGCGGGCTGTGCAGACGACGATGAAGATCCGGAGGATCCGGAAGAGGATCCCATCGACGACGAGGACGATCCTGAGGACGACCCGGAAGACGATCCTGAGGACGACCCGGAAGACGATCCTGAGGACGACGATCCGATGGACGACGAGGACGATCCTGAGGACGACGATCCGATGGACGACGAGGACGATCCTGAGGACGACGATCCGATGGACGACGAGGACGATCCTGAGGACGACGATCCGATGGACGACGAGGACGATCCTGAGGACGACGATCCGATGGACGACGAGGACGATCCTGAGGACGACGATCCGATGGACGATGAGGACGATCCTGAGGACGAAGACGATCCGATGGACGACGAGGACGACGGCCTCACCGACGACGAGGAAGACGAAGACGACGACCTCTAACCGGGCCAGTCCGCAGCCGAACTCGATTTTTCGCGATCGCTGACCGCCCGTGAGTCCCCGCCTTCTACTTTTTTGAACCGTTGTTCTCTATTAGCTTTTACACGCTAATATAATACGGTATAACGGTGGTAAATTGATCGCTTAAAGTCCGAAGATTTATGCCGCATCCCGGATGTGTCCTAACCGGATGTCGCCAGAGGAGCGGAAAAACAGCGGTAGAGCATCGGCTACGAGACGGTGGACACTACGGGCTACGGGCGCGGCGCTCGCGTCATCTGCGGTCGCTGCACCCGCAGCGGCGAGCAGTGTTTGTCCGTGGATCATCGACGACAGTGACGACAGCGACGAGGACTCGTCGTCCGGCGGTGGTGGCGGCGGGAACGGCTCGTCGAGCGAGGACACGTCCGGAAACGACGGGGACGCCGAGGCGGAAGAGGAGGCGCCCTCGGAGCCGGAGTCGAGCGGCGGGGATGTGGCCTTCGACGCCGAGGAGATCGACGTCACCGCACACGGCGTCGACAACTCCGGCAACTCGTCGGTGACGGGCGCGCTCCAGCGTCTCGCACAGAACAACCGGATCCTCTACTTCCCGGCCGGGGAGTACTACATGGACAGCGCGGTCCGGTTCGTCGGCTTCCAGAACTTCGGGCTGATCGCCGCCGACGGCGCTCGGTTCGTCCCGGCCCCGGCCTCGAGCTACAACGCGCCGGGCCAGTCGGTGAACATGTTCACGCTCGGGGTTCCGAACTCCCCCGGACGGAACCTGCACGTCGAGAACCTCACGTTCGACTTCTCGGCGAACAACACGGGCGTACGCGGTCTTCACGCCTCGATCTCCGACGGCCTGGTCGTCCGCGACGTCGAGGTCACCGGGACCCACGACACCGGGACGTTCGGTCCACTCAACACGGACATCGTCAGCTCGGGTGGCAGCGGCGTGATCGAGAACCTGAGCCTGCCCGACGGCGCGGTCCACAACGACCACACGTCGAGCCGGCTCCACACGACGGGCATGGGCCCGTCGGGACTCAACGTCACGCGTCACCACACCGGCACGCTGACCGTGCGCAACGCCGAGATCAACGGCTTCCCGGACAACGGCCTCTACGCGGCGACGCGCAGCGGGACCGTCCACGTCAGGGGCGGTACGTTCCGGAACAACAACGTCGCGAACGTCCGGCTGATGGGCCAGGGGAGCTCCGTCGAGGGCGCGAGCATCACCGTGGACCGGAGCCCGCCGGGCTTCGACGCACAGCGTGCGATCCGTCTCAACCGTGGTCGGAACCTCGAGGTCCGCGATGTCGACGTTTCCGTCTCGACGTTCGTCCACGACGTGATCCGCGTCATGCCGGGCACCGACTCGGCGACGATCGACGACGTCTCCATGAACATCCCGGGCGCGAACTGGGGCGTGACGGTCACGAGCGGTGCGAGCAACGTGAACGTCGGTGACCTCGACGTCAGCGGTGCGAACCGCGGCGACGAGTATCGGTACTAGGTAGCCGAGCCGATCGTAGACCTTCTTCGAGTGCCCTACGGCGAGACGGCGGTTCTGAGCGATGCGACCTCGTCGTAGAGGGTGAGATACGAGTCGATCACCTCGTCCGGGGAGAACCCGCGGACGTGGTCGGGGATCGAGCGCTGGTGAGCGACGTACTCGGTCATCAGTGTCTCGAACGCGTCGGCGAGCCCCACCGGATCGCCGGGGTCGTACACCTCGCCGGCCGGGCCGACGATCTCGCGCATGCTCCCCACGTCCGAGGTGAGGATCGGCGTGTGGCTCGCGAGCGCCTCGAGCATCACCCGGCCGAACGGCTCGTCGAGGATCCCCGAGTAGACGAAGACGTCGGCCGCGTCGTAGACGTCAGGGAGCCGTGCGTGGTCGACGTAGCCGAGCCACTCGATCGCGTCGGCCACCTCCAGGTCGTCGGCGAGCGATCGGAGCGACTCCTCGCGTCCACCCTTCCCCGCGACCCGGAGTTCGACGTCGTGACCGCGCGCCCTGATCTCCGCCAGCGCCTCGATCACGGTGTCGGCGTCCTTGATATCGGAGAGCGCTCCGACGGTGAGGAGGCTGATCGGCGCCTCGCGGTAGACCGGGTTCGTGTACTCACAGACCGGCGAGAAGAAGCGCTCGTCGTAGAAGTGGGGGATCACCGTGATCCGGTCCTCGGGAAACCCGAGGTTCCCGTAGTCGCGGACGAGATGGGGGCTGAGCGCGTGGTAGGCGTCGACCCCCGAAGCGGCCGCCATCGACCGCTCGACGAACGGGATCGAGCCCATCGAGACGAAGCCCGACCGGAGCTCCGAGTCGACGCCCTGCCACCGACCGGCGGCGGTCGCCGCGATACATCGGAGACACTTCGCGCGTCTCGGCCCCGAACACTTCTCCTCGCCCCGATAGAGCATGTCCGCCTTCGGACAGACCGGCAGGTAGGAGTTGAGCGTCGAGAGCGTCGGCACGTCCAGGTCGGCGAGCACCGAGATGAACGCCGAGGAGTACGAGTGGACCATGTCGTGACGTTCGAGGTTCTCGGTCTCGGTTCGGAGCGCGTCCACCTTCTCCGAGAGCGGGTTCGGCAGGTACGAGAGGCCGTCGTTGATCACGTACTCGACGCGGTCCTCGGCCGGGAGCGGTCGCTCTGCCTCCCACTGCGTGGTCACGTAGACGGTCAGGTCGTGGTGCCACGAGAGGTGTTCGATCAGCAGTGTCGAGGTGTGGACCGCACCCGTCCCGTTCGCCCCCGGACACTCGACGGGGACGAACCCCACGTCGAGACGTCCGCTCGTCTCTCCCCCTGTGTTCGATCCCTTCATATCCTCATCTCCCGGACTCTCGGCTCCTCTCCCGTTTTACTATCGACCCCGTAAACCGATCACCCCGTCCTATCGGGAGGGGCGGTCCGCGCGCGGCGACGCCCTGCGGAGGGAGACGCAGAAGACCGACCCCTCCGGCTCGTTCGCCTCGATCCAGATCTCGCCCCCGTACCGGGTGACGAGACGGTCGACCAGCGAGAGGCCGATGCCCATCCCCGTGCTCTCGGCACCCTGCTCTCCCTCTTCGAAGATCCGATCGCGTCTGTGTGCGGGGATCCCGGGTCCGTTGTCCGCGACCCGGACCGTGACCTGCTCCTCGTCCTCCTCGACGCCGATCTCGATCACGGGCGTCTCCTTGTCGTTGTAGAAGACCGCGTTCGAGAGCAGGTTCCCGAACACCGACGAGAGCAGCTCGTTCGCTCGCACCTCGCTCTCCGGGAGGTCGGTCGTGACGGAGATCTCGACGCCGTCGTAGAGCTGTTCTGCCTTCTTCACCTCGGTCTCCACGATCGTCCCCAGGTCGACCGTCGAGAGCTCGCGCTCCTCGCCGACGACCGACTCGACGACGTCGCCGACGGTCCGGGTCAGCTGGAGGATGTGGTTGCTCGACTGGACGATCTCCTCTAAGAGCGCCTCGCCTCGCGGCTCGACGTGCTCGCCGAGTTCGCGTGCCCGGCCGACGACGAGCGTGATGTCGTTTCTGATGTCGTGTCGGGTGAGCTGGTTCAGGATCGCGAGCTCCCGCGTGCGCTGGCGAAGCTCCTGCTCCGTGCGTTTGCGCTCGATCGCGTACCAGATCGACCGCAACAGCATCTCGGCGGAGGTGCCGCCGCCGATCAGGTCGTCCTTCACGAGATAGTCCTGTGCGCCGCGGGCGATCGCGTCGACGCCGAGACTGCTCTCGGGCATCCCGGTCAGGACGATCACGGGCGTCTCCGCGACGTCCGCGAGAATCGATTCGATCGTCTCCATGTCGGTGCTGTCGGGCAGGCGGAGGTCGAGGAGGACGACGTCCGCGTCGAACACCTCGAGACGGCCGCGTGCGTCGGCCAGCGTCGTCTCGTGGACCAGATCGACCGTGGTCGGTCCCTCGGTGACCGGGTAGCCGGTGCCGTCCGCCCGGTCGGTCGCCTCCGCGAGCATCTCCTCGATCAGGCGCGCGTCGCCCGGGTTGTCCTCGACGAGGAGGATCGACAGCGTCTTCGCGTCGGACTGGGTATCGCTCATCGTCTCACCCGGGGCTGCGTGATAGGGGGCGCGATCGCCCTCACTGCTCCTCCCCCACGACGGTCCTGATCCGATCGTCGTCGGCCGCCTCGTCGCCCGGGTCCGAGATCGACCCCTCGAGGTCGTCGATCCGGTCTTCGAGTCGCGCGTACTCCTCGCTGGCGGCGAGCTCCGACTCCCCTTTTCGTGCGCGGAGCAACGCTCGCTTCGCCGAGAGCGCGAGGTACTCCTGGACCTCCGCCTCGTGGGCGGTGCGCCCCAGCACTTCGGTGATCGCCTCGACCAACTCCTCTTTCACCACCGGCTTGACGAGGTAGGCGTCGATCCCCATCCCGATGATGTCGAAGTCGGGCTCGACCGCCGAGAGCATCACCACCCGGCAGTCGAGATCCCACTCGTCGATCCGTTCGACGACCTCCTCGCCGCCCATCCCCGGCATCCGACGGTCGATCAGGAGGACGTCGATCTCCTCGGAGAGCCGTTTGAACGCCTCCTCCCCGTCGTAGGCCCGGTCGACGTCGAACTCGTCGTCGAGCCAGCCGGCGTGCATCGAGGCGAGACGCGGGTCGTCGTCGACGACGAGGACGGTCGGTTCCGGGTCGGGATCGAGGTACTCCTCGCCCCACTCGGCCAGCGCCTCCATCGCCGTCTGGAGCGCGCGGCCGTGGTCGGTCAGCGCGTACTCGACGCGCAGCGGCGACTCGCTGATCACCGTCCGCTCGGCGAGGCCGTTCTCGGTCAGGTCCTCTAGGCTGTCGGTTAACACCTTCGCCGAGATACCGTCGATCGACCCCTTCAGCGCGTTGAACCCCTGTGGTCCCTCCGTCATGAGGCGCTGGATTATCACCGGATGCCACTTCTTCGAGATGAGGTCGACGGTCTCGACGACGCGCCGTGCTCGGTCGGGATCGCTGGTCACGTTCTTTCTCCGTTGCACGGGCGTTGCGTCTACGCCGTATTATGCTTTGCTTATATCCGGATAAACAGTTCAAAAAAGAGCGGTAAGGTGCCGTTTATCGCCGCGACGCGCGTCGTGGCGACGTGCCCCCGCCGTCAGCGGCCGAACAGCGACCGGAGGAACGCCAGGATCCGGTCGAGGAGCCCGAGTGACTCCCCACCCTCGTCCACGTCCCCGGTGTCGTCCCCGTCGTCGTCGTCGGCCCCGGCGGCACCGACGTCGTCGTCACCGTTCGCGTCGCCGTCGTCGCCGTCGGGCGTTCCGTCGTCCCCGTCGTCTTCCATGCTCGCACGGATCTGCTCGTCCTGGACCTCCCAGACGCCGAGACGGTGCATCGCCTCCTGCATCGTCACGATCTTGATGTTCCGTTCGAGCGCCGCCTCGATCGCGAACTGGATCCGTTCCTCGGGCAACGTGCTGAAGTGGCTGTGTCCGGCGAGGATGCCGAAGTCGGGCTCTCCGGCGACGCTGTCGAGGAAGTCGAGGAGTTCGTCGTCCTCCATGTAATCGGTCTCGAAATACGCGCGGTGCAGCGAGAGCGGGTCCGGCTCGTGTTCGGGATTGAGGCCACCGCGGCCGGGTCGGGCGTTCGGGTTCGAGTCGTAGAACTGGGGGACGAAGTTCTGGACGCCCTCGGTCCGGTCGTAGGTGTGGACGTAGCCGTTGACCACGCCGCCCTGGTCCTCGAGCCAGCCCTCGAGCATCTCCTGGGACTCCGAGAGGATCTGTTCGGTGAACTCGTCGGTGTACCTGACGACGGCGTCGGAGCTGATGTCCTCTTCGAGACCCTCCTCGAGGATCAGATAGCGGGTTTCGTCCGCCTCCTCCTCGTCCTCGAGATCGTCGTAGCCGTCGTCTTCCTCGTCCTCCCCTCCGCCGTCCCGCCGTCCGGCGACGGTCGCCTCGACCTCGTTGTCCCCGTCGATGAAGACGATCGGATCGCCCTCGAACCGGCCCGCGAGGTTCGAACGGACCGGGATCTCGGTCTCACCCGCCTCGACGCTCTCGAGGACCGGTACCTCTCCGAGGTCACGGTGGATGAGCGTGTGGGACATGAACTCCCAGCCGTCCTGGTGCATCGCCTGCATGTGACCGGGGAGCAGCCAGTCGCTCGTCCCCCCCTCCATCAGGCCGGGGAGGGCGGCGACACAGCCAGGAACGTCGTACTCGCGGTGGACGCGGTAGGTCTTCGAGTAGTCCTCCGCGGGGCTGTCGTCGTAGACGAACACCAGCAGCCCGTCGTAGTCCTCGTCATCGTCGTCGTCGGCCATCGCCGTCGCCGGGAGGAGGGCCGAGGCACCGACCGCGGCCGCACCGGCGCCGGTCGCCTTCAGGAAGGTACGGCGGGTCGAGTTCGCACCTCTTCGCTGAGCGTACATTGTCGAGCAGTGATTCTCTCCGTTGGCTCTTACTTATACGCTCGCTAACCTGACCTTTCGGCGCCCTCCGGTGGGGCTCGTTTCGAGGCCTGTCACCCCATCACACGCCGGATTTGGCTCCCCGGTTACCGGGAC
This region of Halalkalicoccus sp. CGA53 genomic DNA includes:
- a CDS encoding polysaccharide deacetylase family protein, whose product is MYAQRRGANSTRRTFLKATGAGAAAVGASALLPATAMADDDDDEDYDGLLVFVYDDSPAEDYSKTYRVHREYDVPGCVAALPGLMEGGTSDWLLPGHMQAMHQDGWEFMSHTLIHRDLGEVPVLESVEAGETEIPVRSNLAGRFEGDPIVFIDGDNEVEATVAGRRDGGGEDEEDDGYDDLEDEEEADETRYLILEEGLEEDISSDAVVRYTDEFTEQILSESQEMLEGWLEDQGGVVNGYVHTYDRTEGVQNFVPQFYDSNPNARPGRGGLNPEHEPDPLSLHRAYFETDYMEDDELLDFLDSVAGEPDFGILAGHSHFSTLPEERIQFAIEAALERNIKIVTMQEAMHRLGVWEVQDEQIRASMEDDGDDGTPDGDDGDANGDDDVGAAGADDDDGDDTGDVDEGGESLGLLDRILAFLRSLFGR
- a CDS encoding winged helix-turn-helix transcriptional regulator is translated as MTSDPDRARRVVETVDLISKKWHPVIIQRLMTEGPQGFNALKGSIDGISAKVLTDSLEDLTENGLAERTVISESPLRVEYALTDHGRALQTAMEALAEWGEEYLDPDPEPTVLVVDDDPRLASMHAGWLDDEFDVDRAYDGEEAFKRLSEEIDVLLIDRRMPGMGGEEVVERIDEWDLDCRVVMLSAVEPDFDIIGMGIDAYLVKPVVKEELVEAITEVLGRTAHEAEVQEYLALSAKRALLRARKGESELAASEEYARLEDRIDDLEGSISDPGDEAADDDRIRTVVGEEQ
- a CDS encoding hybrid sensor histidine kinase/response regulator, giving the protein MSDTQSDAKTLSILLVEDNPGDARLIEEMLAEATDRADGTGYPVTEGPTTVDLVHETTLADARGRLEVFDADVVLLDLRLPDSTDMETIESILADVAETPVIVLTGMPESSLGVDAIARGAQDYLVKDDLIGGGTSAEMLLRSIWYAIERKRTEQELRQRTRELAILNQLTRHDIRNDITLVVGRARELGEHVEPRGEALLEEIVQSSNHILQLTRTVGDVVESVVGEERELSTVDLGTIVETEVKKAEQLYDGVEISVTTDLPESEVRANELLSSVFGNLLSNAVFYNDKETPVIEIGVEEDEEQVTVRVADNGPGIPAHRRDRIFEEGEQGAESTGMGIGLSLVDRLVTRYGGEIWIEANEPEGSVFCVSLRRASPRADRPSR
- a CDS encoding glycosyltransferase family 4 protein, producing MKGSNTGGETSGRLDVGFVPVECPGANGTGAVHTSTLLIEHLSWHHDLTVYVTTQWEAERPLPAEDRVEYVINDGLSYLPNPLSEKVDALRTETENLERHDMVHSYSSAFISVLADLDVPTLSTLNSYLPVCPKADMLYRGEEKCSGPRRAKCLRCIAATAAGRWQGVDSELRSGFVSMGSIPFVERSMAAASGVDAYHALSPHLVRDYGNLGFPEDRITVIPHFYDERFFSPVCEYTNPVYREAPISLLTVGALSDIKDADTVIEALAEIRARGHDVELRVAGKGGREESLRSLADDLEVADAIEWLGYVDHARLPDVYDAADVFVYSGILDEPFGRVMLEALASHTPILTSDVGSMREIVGPAGEVYDPGDPVGLADAFETLMTEYVAHQRSIPDHVRGFSPDEVIDSYLTLYDEVASLRTAVSP